Proteins encoded within one genomic window of Bacillus thuringiensis:
- a CDS encoding CxxH/CxxC protein, producing the protein MNLPCCLEHVELALDIIVDECEVAPVINSVDNSEKEKKTCEFCQNEATYVVSNTDSHTICG; encoded by the coding sequence TAGAACATGTTGAATTAGCTTTAGATATTATTGTGGATGAGTGTGAAGTTGCGCCAGTTATTAACAGTGTGGATAACTCAGAAAAAGAGAAAAAAACATGTGAATTTTGTCAAAATGAGGCGACATATGTTGTATCGAACACAGATTCTCACACAATATGTGGGTAA
- the rlmH gene encoding 23S rRNA (pseudouridine(1915)-N(3))-methyltransferase RlmH produces MNISIISIGKLKEKYLKQGIAEYLKRLSAYAKVEVIELPDEKAPENLSEAEMLIVKEKEGIRILDKISDDTHVIALAIEGKQKSSEEFAVSLDRLATYGKSKVAFVIGGSLGLSSEVMKRSNESLSFSKMTLPHQLMRLVLLEQVYRAFRINRGEPYHK; encoded by the coding sequence GTGAATATCTCGATTATTTCAATTGGGAAATTAAAAGAAAAATATTTAAAACAAGGTATAGCAGAATACTTAAAAAGATTATCTGCATACGCAAAAGTAGAAGTAATTGAATTGCCAGATGAAAAGGCACCAGAAAATTTAAGTGAAGCAGAAATGTTAATTGTAAAAGAAAAAGAAGGTATACGTATACTGGATAAAATTTCTGATGATACGCACGTGATTGCATTAGCGATAGAAGGTAAGCAAAAATCATCAGAAGAATTTGCGGTAAGTTTAGATCGTCTTGCTACATATGGAAAGAGTAAAGTTGCATTCGTAATTGGTGGATCGCTTGGATTAAGTTCAGAAGTAATGAAGCGTTCAAATGAATCTCTTTCTTTTTCAAAAATGACATTACCACACCAATTAATGAGATTAGTATTGCTTGAGCAAGTGTATAGAGCATTTCGGATTAATCGTGGGGAACCGTATCATAAGTAA